The following proteins are encoded in a genomic region of Paenibacillus sp. FSL H3-0469:
- a CDS encoding molybdopterin-dependent oxidoreductase, with product MKNLLTTLRKGYGKKLVSIHLWNAWLVLILALSGLMLVGGFWRELLGEGRVWLKWGHIVFGLALLIPVVYYLLLAAKHWKRLKGKPAQKANVLFVLTLLIGWLISGVVLWLFRLAGPRAANTALFIHDLLTWVGLPVIIYHSITRVKWLKEPKKRTIVAEAVPVEEASSPASRTRRAAPSEAQPMYSRRGFIKVAVGAGLAVTLGPTFVRWIGKSLQFPGTADYAASNANALVPDPIPLAESAPPIGGGAEGSFRVYTVTAIPAFDNSNWSFTIDGLVDKKLSWNWEEFVKLQREVQVSDFHCVTGWSVYKNTWEGLPLSKLLDMAGVQPGAVMVKFYSGDGVYTDSLTLDQARMDDIMVAVMHDGKPIPNQLGGPVRLVTPQMYAYKSVKWLNRIELINEDYVGYWEQRGYDKDAWLPGAKRV from the coding sequence TTGAAAAACTTACTTACAACCCTTCGCAAAGGATACGGCAAGAAGCTCGTCTCGATTCACTTGTGGAATGCCTGGCTGGTCTTAATTCTTGCCCTTAGCGGTCTGATGCTGGTAGGCGGCTTCTGGAGAGAGCTGCTGGGTGAGGGCAGAGTGTGGCTGAAATGGGGCCATATCGTGTTCGGTCTGGCGCTGTTGATCCCTGTGGTCTACTATCTGCTCCTGGCGGCGAAGCACTGGAAGCGGCTCAAAGGTAAACCTGCGCAAAAAGCCAACGTCCTCTTCGTGCTGACGCTTTTGATCGGCTGGCTGATCTCAGGGGTTGTGCTCTGGCTGTTCAGGCTTGCCGGGCCGAGAGCAGCGAATACTGCGTTATTCATTCATGATCTGCTGACCTGGGTCGGCCTGCCAGTCATCATCTATCACTCCATTACACGGGTGAAGTGGCTGAAGGAGCCCAAGAAGCGCACGATTGTGGCAGAAGCTGTCCCTGTTGAAGAGGCCTCTTCTCCCGCAAGCCGGACACGGCGCGCGGCTCCTTCTGAAGCCCAGCCTATGTATTCACGCCGCGGGTTCATTAAGGTTGCGGTAGGCGCAGGGCTTGCTGTCACGCTCGGCCCAACTTTTGTCCGCTGGATCGGTAAATCCCTGCAGTTTCCCGGCACAGCCGACTATGCGGCAAGCAATGCCAATGCATTGGTTCCCGATCCTATTCCGCTGGCGGAATCGGCACCTCCTATCGGCGGGGGAGCCGAGGGCAGCTTTCGCGTATATACGGTCACGGCCATTCCCGCGTTCGACAACTCCAACTGGTCTTTTACCATTGATGGCCTGGTGGATAAAAAGCTGAGCTGGAACTGGGAAGAGTTCGTCAAGCTGCAGCGCGAGGTGCAGGTCAGTGATTTTCACTGCGTAACAGGCTGGTCTGTGTACAAAAATACATGGGAGGGCCTCCCCCTCTCAAAGCTGCTCGATATGGCCGGTGTGCAGCCTGGGGCCGTCATGGTCAAGTTCTACTCGGGAGACGGTGTCTATACGGACTCACTCACTCTAGATCAGGCGAGGATGGACGATATCATGGTGGCTGTGATGCACGATGGCAAACCTATCCCCAATCAGCTCGGCGGGCCGGTTCGCCTCGTTACTCCGCAAATGTATGCCTATAAATCAGTCAAATGGCTGAACCGCATTGAGTTAATCAATGAAGATTATGTCGGGTACTGGGAACAGCGGGGATACGATAAAGATGCCTGGCTGCCGGGTGCGAAGCGGGTGTAA
- a CDS encoding CtsR family transcriptional regulator produces the protein MRNISDIIEQYLKNILHESPEGTVEIQRNDLADQFSCVPSQINYVISTRFTLEKGYVVESKRGGGGYIRIQRYELPQNVALYAHLNSTIGNDIDQNSAEGLIYQLEEARFLSKREACLMRSAVSRECLTVNLPYRDEIRAKLMKAMLISLLGK, from the coding sequence ATGCGTAATATCTCCGATATTATTGAACAATATCTGAAGAATATTTTGCATGAAAGTCCCGAAGGTACGGTGGAAATTCAGCGCAATGATCTGGCGGACCAGTTCTCCTGTGTCCCGTCACAGATCAATTACGTCATCAGTACACGCTTCACATTGGAAAAGGGATATGTGGTGGAGAGCAAACGGGGCGGGGGCGGATATATCCGGATTCAGCGCTATGAGCTGCCTCAGAATGTGGCCTTATACGCACATCTGAACTCCACGATAGGGAATGATATTGATCAGAATTCTGCCGAAGGGCTGATTTATCAGCTGGAGGAGGCCCGTTTCCTCTCCAAACGTGAAGCGTGTCTGATGCGGTCTGCGGTTTCCCGGGAATGCCTGACGGTTAATCTGCCGTACCGGGATGAGATTCGTGCCAAGCTTATGAAGGCTATGCTAATCTCTTTATTGGGCAAATAA
- a CDS encoding MFS transporter: MSNKTLPQAPPGPLGESRNLQQATIYRILLAVSFVHLFNDSIQALIPAMFPVLKDNLVLSYAQIGWIAFALNLTSSVIQPIIGFAADRKPRPILLPLGMCCTFAGVFLLAFAGNYVLVIVSVMLVGFGSAAFHPEGMRVAHMAAGQRKGLSQSIFQVGGNAGQALGPLLMKWVFIPFGQMGALGFTVIAAAGVAIQAYVARWYREMLDAGYTFRKKSASRSIDPARSKRILITTVILVFIVFVRSWYGASIGGYYAFYLMDKYGMTLDKAQIYIFIYLAAGAVGTFFGGPLADRFGRRNLILVSMIGTVPFALALPFVNQFWAAVLLIISGFILLSSFSVTVIYAQMLYPGNIGTVSGLITGLAFGLGGIGSVVIGHLIDTIGIATVFVACGFLPLLGLLALLLPGDKKLEEWAAE; encoded by the coding sequence ATGTCCAACAAGACCCTGCCTCAAGCTCCACCCGGCCCTCTGGGGGAATCACGAAATCTGCAGCAGGCTACCATCTACCGTATTTTGCTTGCTGTCAGCTTTGTTCATTTATTCAATGATTCCATTCAGGCACTGATTCCGGCGATGTTCCCTGTACTAAAGGATAATCTGGTACTCTCCTATGCCCAGATCGGCTGGATAGCGTTCGCGCTGAATCTCACCTCTTCGGTGATTCAGCCTATTATCGGCTTCGCCGCTGACCGGAAGCCGCGTCCGATCCTGCTCCCGCTAGGGATGTGCTGTACCTTTGCCGGGGTGTTCCTGCTCGCTTTTGCAGGTAATTATGTATTAGTGATTGTATCCGTAATGCTTGTGGGCTTCGGATCAGCTGCGTTCCATCCGGAAGGGATGCGTGTGGCTCATATGGCTGCCGGTCAGCGCAAGGGGCTGTCGCAATCCATATTTCAGGTGGGCGGCAACGCCGGCCAGGCCTTGGGTCCTCTATTAATGAAGTGGGTATTCATTCCCTTCGGTCAGATGGGTGCTCTCGGCTTCACCGTTATCGCCGCTGCCGGAGTCGCCATCCAGGCCTATGTGGCCCGCTGGTACCGAGAGATGCTGGATGCCGGATACACCTTCCGCAAAAAGTCAGCGTCACGCTCTATCGACCCTGCCCGCAGCAAACGTATTCTGATTACAACGGTTATTCTGGTCTTCATCGTATTCGTGCGATCCTGGTACGGCGCCTCCATCGGCGGGTATTATGCCTTCTATTTAATGGACAAATACGGGATGACGCTGGATAAGGCTCAGATCTATATCTTCATCTATCTCGCTGCCGGCGCTGTCGGCACCTTCTTCGGGGGCCCGCTGGCAGACCGCTTCGGCCGCCGCAATCTTATTCTGGTGTCGATGATCGGGACGGTGCCTTTTGCGCTGGCCCTGCCTTTTGTGAACCAGTTCTGGGCGGCCGTGCTGCTGATCATCTCCGGGTTCATTCTATTATCCAGCTTCTCCGTCACTGTGATCTACGCGCAGATGCTGTATCCAGGCAATATCGGTACGGTCTCGGGTCTTATTACCGGCCTTGCCTTCGGGCTTGGCGGAATTGGCTCTGTCGTAATTGGGCATCTGATCGACACGATCGGAATAGCCACGGTGTTCGTGGCCTGCGGCTTCCTGCCGCTGCTCGGTCTGCTGGCCCTGCTGCTGCCCGGCGACAAGAAGCTGGAGGAATGGGCAGCGGAATAA
- a CDS encoding ABC transporter ATP-binding protein translates to MLQIQNVTKQFKVDGRAVPILDIPLWKVEKGERVAITGPSGSGKSTLLHLISGIMRADGGRITVDGQRLQELTEAKRDAFRASAIGYVLQDFHLIPSLTARQNVEIAMTARLPQKERRRIVDGWLEQVGLGGRGRHLPSQLSRGQQQRVAIVRAMVNHPPLLLADEPTGSLDWETADEISSLLLELSAAHGHTLIVVTHDLNMAERFPHRLNIQDINQVHREVSARQRSSFSGMDKEGISL, encoded by the coding sequence TTGCTCCAGATTCAGAATGTAACCAAACAATTCAAAGTGGACGGCAGAGCTGTGCCGATTCTTGATATCCCGCTTTGGAAGGTTGAAAAGGGAGAGCGCGTAGCCATTACCGGACCCAGCGGGTCCGGTAAAAGCACGCTTTTGCACCTGATCAGCGGCATCATGCGTGCAGATGGCGGCAGAATTACAGTAGATGGACAGCGGCTTCAAGAGTTAACTGAGGCGAAGCGCGATGCCTTCCGTGCTTCTGCTATAGGCTATGTGCTGCAGGACTTCCATCTGATTCCCTCGCTGACCGCACGGCAAAATGTCGAGATTGCCATGACGGCCCGGCTTCCGCAAAAGGAGCGGCGGCGCATAGTGGACGGCTGGCTGGAGCAGGTGGGCCTGGGGGGCCGCGGAAGGCATCTGCCTTCCCAGCTCTCACGCGGGCAGCAGCAGCGCGTTGCCATTGTAAGAGCCATGGTCAATCACCCGCCGCTTCTGCTGGCAGATGAACCGACAGGCAGCTTGGACTGGGAGACGGCCGATGAGATATCCTCTCTGCTCTTGGAGCTTAGCGCAGCGCATGGACACACCTTAATCGTGGTAACCCATGACCTCAATATGGCTGAACGGTTTCCGCACCGCTTGAACATTCAGGATATCAACCAAGTGCACCGGGAGGTATCAGCCCGTCAGCGGTCTTCGTTCAGCGGGATGGACAAGGAGGGGATTTCACTATGA
- the clpC gene encoding ATP-dependent protease ATP-binding subunit ClpC, giving the protein MMFGRFTERAQKVLALAQEEAVRLGHNNIGTEHILLGLIREGDGIAAKALIGLGLGLEKIQDEVETLIGRGQEQPTNIAYTPRAKKVIELSMDEARKLGHTYVGTEHILLGLIREGEGVAARVLNNLGISLNKARQQVLQLLGSSEATSSHSGAPANVSTPTLDGLARDLTAYAKDGNLDPVIGRSKEIERVIQVLSRRTKNNPVLIGEPGVGKTAIAEGLAQKIINNEIPETLRDKRVMTLDMGSVVAGTKYRGEFEDRLKKIMDEIRQAGNIVLFIDELHTLIGAGGAEGAIDASNILKPALARGELQCIGATTLDEYRKYIEKDAALERRFQPITVDQPSPAEAVQILFGLRDRYEAHHRVKITDEAIVEAVKLSDRYIPDRFLPDKAIDLIDEAGSKVRLNSYTIPPNLKELEMRLDDIRKEKDSAVQSQEFEKAAALRDTEQKIREELDTTKNQWKEKQGRTDSQVTPEDIAQVVASWTGIPVSKLKEEETDRLLNMEALLHERVIGQDEAVKAVSRALRRARAGLKDPKRPMGSFIFLGPTGVGKTELARALAEAMFGDENAVIRIDMSEYMEKHSTSRLVGAPPGYVGYEEGGQLTEKVRRKPYSVVLLDEIEKAHPEVFNILLQVLEDGRLTDSKGRVVDFRNTLIILTSNVGAQAIKKNSTLGFTAVQDAGADYTNMKGKVMEELKKSFRPEFLNRIDEIIVFHSLEEKHIAEIVTLMSDELRKRLREYDVDFLLTDGAKAFLAKEGYDPAFGARPLRRAIQKHIEDRLSEELLKGNIKKGDSLNIDEVNGELVVTTVEARAEVSLEKTVETE; this is encoded by the coding sequence ATGATGTTTGGAAGATTTACGGAACGCGCACAAAAGGTGCTGGCGCTGGCGCAGGAAGAAGCCGTACGTTTGGGACACAACAACATTGGGACAGAGCATATTTTACTCGGACTGATTCGTGAAGGAGACGGCATTGCCGCTAAGGCATTGATCGGACTTGGTCTGGGTCTGGAGAAGATACAGGATGAAGTGGAAACGCTGATTGGCAGAGGTCAGGAACAACCGACCAACATCGCTTATACTCCTCGTGCCAAGAAGGTCATCGAGCTGTCCATGGACGAAGCCCGCAAGCTGGGTCACACGTATGTAGGAACAGAGCATATCCTGCTCGGTCTGATCCGCGAGGGAGAAGGCGTAGCAGCCCGTGTGCTGAACAATCTCGGCATCAGCCTGAACAAGGCCCGACAGCAGGTATTGCAGCTCCTGGGCAGCAGTGAAGCGACCTCCAGTCACAGCGGGGCTCCGGCTAATGTCAGCACGCCGACGCTGGACGGACTGGCCCGCGATCTTACGGCATATGCCAAGGACGGTAACCTCGACCCTGTGATCGGCCGCAGCAAGGAAATTGAGCGTGTCATTCAGGTACTCAGCCGCCGGACCAAGAATAATCCGGTATTGATCGGTGAGCCCGGGGTCGGTAAAACGGCGATTGCCGAAGGTCTGGCTCAAAAGATCATCAACAATGAAATTCCGGAGACACTGCGCGACAAACGTGTCATGACCCTCGATATGGGTTCTGTAGTGGCCGGTACGAAATATCGCGGTGAGTTCGAAGACCGCCTCAAAAAAATTATGGATGAGATTCGCCAAGCAGGCAATATCGTGCTCTTCATCGATGAATTGCATACGCTGATCGGAGCAGGCGGTGCGGAAGGCGCGATTGATGCCTCCAACATCCTGAAGCCCGCCCTGGCCCGTGGTGAGCTGCAGTGCATCGGTGCTACAACGCTTGATGAATACCGCAAATATATTGAGAAGGACGCTGCCCTGGAACGCCGCTTCCAGCCGATCACGGTGGATCAGCCTTCTCCTGCAGAAGCTGTTCAGATCCTGTTCGGCCTCCGCGACCGCTATGAAGCCCATCACCGGGTGAAAATTACGGATGAAGCCATTGTGGAAGCTGTCAAGCTGTCGGACCGTTATATTCCAGACCGGTTCCTGCCGGACAAGGCCATTGACCTGATTGATGAAGCGGGCTCCAAGGTAAGACTGAATTCTTACACCATTCCGCCGAATTTGAAGGAACTCGAAATGCGTCTGGATGATATCCGCAAGGAGAAGGATTCCGCAGTCCAGAGCCAGGAGTTCGAGAAGGCTGCTGCACTGCGCGATACTGAGCAGAAGATTCGTGAAGAGCTGGATACTACGAAGAATCAGTGGAAAGAAAAGCAGGGCCGCACCGATTCCCAGGTTACACCTGAGGATATCGCACAGGTGGTTGCCAGCTGGACCGGCATTCCGGTCAGTAAGCTGAAGGAAGAAGAGACGGACCGTCTGCTGAATATGGAAGCTCTGCTGCATGAACGTGTTATCGGCCAGGATGAGGCCGTTAAGGCGGTCAGCCGGGCACTCCGCCGGGCGCGTGCAGGACTGAAGGACCCGAAACGTCCGATGGGCTCCTTCATCTTCCTCGGACCTACCGGGGTTGGTAAAACCGAGCTGGCGCGGGCACTTGCCGAAGCGATGTTCGGTGACGAGAATGCGGTAATCCGCATCGACATGTCCGAGTACATGGAGAAGCATTCCACTTCCCGTCTGGTCGGAGCGCCTCCAGGGTATGTTGGGTATGAAGAAGGCGGACAATTGACAGAGAAGGTGCGCCGCAAGCCTTACTCGGTTGTACTGCTGGATGAGATCGAGAAGGCCCACCCTGAAGTGTTTAACATTCTGCTGCAGGTGCTGGAAGACGGCCGTCTGACCGATTCCAAAGGCCGCGTGGTCGATTTCCGCAATACCCTGATTATCCTGACCTCCAATGTCGGGGCACAGGCGATCAAGAAGAATTCGACGCTTGGCTTCACGGCAGTTCAAGATGCAGGCGCCGATTACACCAATATGAAGGGCAAGGTTATGGAAGAGCTGAAGAAGAGCTTCCGGCCTGAGTTCCTGAACCGGATCGATGAGATCATCGTGTTCCACTCTTTGGAGGAGAAGCATATCGCAGAGATCGTTACCTTGATGTCCGACGAGCTGCGCAAGCGTCTGCGTGAGTATGATGTAGACTTCCTGCTCACCGATGGCGCCAAAGCGTTCCTGGCCAAAGAGGGTTATGATCCGGCCTTCGGTGCCCGTCCGCTCCGCCGGGCGATTCAGAAGCATATCGAAGACCGTCTCTCCGAAGAACTGCTCAAAGGAAACATCAAGAAAGGGGATTCCCTTAACATTGATGAGGTGAACGGCGAACTGGTCGTAACCACCGTTGAAGCACGGGCCGAGGTCTCTCTGGAGAAAACAGTCGAAACTGAATAA
- a CDS encoding FtsX-like permease family protein, whose translation MSLFRLTLRNVLHRRFLSLLTVCAVAITVAFIVLLVLSRQSVEQGAKKGYGPFDLVIGAAGSETQLVLNTFYHIGAPTGNIPLAVLDEARQDPSVEAAYAMTTGDNYKGYPIVGIDSGYFFTRYGGSRLQEGKMYADTGETIVGSYVARSLGLKIGDTFAGAHGLVQGEDHESSAPEHEEGHEEEHAAGESGGHAHGDFRYRVAGILPELHTPDDRAVFTTVDYAWAVHGLAPEEREITAVLVKPASLLGAHDLKQAFDGSSGIQAVYTSKAVSDVLNAVDQGSRLLGMLTAICVLLAGIAILLSLVAAASERTKDVGILRLLGKSRAYVWLSLTTEGLLVTATGLIAGLVTGHLGAYLLRDMLFSQAGIQIEPYHWTPEHWLIVLGALAIGLLSSLGPAFRMYRMHPLALFKS comes from the coding sequence ATGAGCCTGTTCCGGCTCACCCTCCGCAATGTGCTGCACCGGCGGTTCCTGTCTCTGCTTACCGTGTGCGCCGTGGCCATTACAGTGGCCTTTATTGTCTTGCTTGTTTTGTCCCGGCAGAGTGTAGAGCAGGGGGCCAAGAAAGGCTATGGGCCCTTTGATCTTGTCATAGGCGCAGCGGGCAGTGAGACACAGCTGGTACTCAATACCTTTTATCATATCGGCGCACCAACCGGGAATATCCCGCTTGCTGTGCTGGATGAGGCACGGCAGGACCCGTCTGTGGAAGCCGCTTATGCAATGACCACGGGCGACAACTACAAGGGCTATCCAATTGTCGGGATAGATTCCGGGTACTTCTTCACCCGTTACGGCGGCAGCAGACTACAGGAAGGCAAGATGTATGCCGATACTGGAGAGACGATTGTAGGCTCTTACGTCGCCCGGTCGCTGGGATTGAAGATAGGCGATACCTTTGCGGGGGCGCATGGACTGGTGCAGGGAGAAGACCACGAATCCTCAGCTCCTGAGCATGAGGAGGGTCATGAGGAGGAGCATGCAGCCGGAGAATCAGGCGGGCATGCCCATGGAGATTTTCGGTACAGGGTAGCGGGTATTCTTCCAGAACTCCATACTCCGGATGACCGTGCGGTCTTTACAACGGTGGACTATGCCTGGGCTGTACATGGGCTGGCGCCTGAGGAGCGGGAGATTACGGCAGTGCTGGTTAAGCCGGCTAGTCTGCTGGGGGCCCATGATTTGAAGCAGGCGTTCGATGGCAGCAGCGGTATTCAGGCGGTGTATACCAGCAAGGCTGTGTCCGATGTGTTGAATGCAGTGGATCAGGGCTCCCGGCTGCTTGGGATGTTGACGGCCATATGTGTGCTGCTCGCAGGTATTGCGATTCTATTATCGCTTGTTGCAGCAGCCTCGGAGCGGACCAAGGATGTCGGAATTCTGCGTCTTCTCGGAAAATCACGGGCCTACGTATGGCTGTCCTTGACCACAGAAGGCCTGCTGGTAACGGCAACCGGACTTATCGCGGGGCTTGTGACCGGTCATTTAGGTGCCTATCTGCTGAGGGATATGCTGTTCTCGCAGGCGGGCATTCAAATCGAGCCCTATCACTGGACACCGGAGCATTGGCTTATTGTGCTTGGGGCGCTGGCTATAGGTCTGCTGTCCTCGCTTGGACCGGCCTTCCGGATGTACCGGATGCATCCGCTCGCCTTGTTCAAATCATAG
- a CDS encoding GNAT family N-acetyltransferase translates to MEIRQLRAGEFEDSLSLSEYAFKYKVSAEDRVRAKEKFKPEQTWAIFEGDSIGAKLTLLPLQVYIQGKPVSMGGIAGVATWPENRRQGYVAHLLTHALQTMNEAGQTLSFLHPFLIPFYRKFGWEIYCEYKKYTLPVGKFPHKKEIKGSVKRDTPDLAVFQQLYGQFAMRYNGTLQRTETWWKESVLDDDTHSCVFYSEEGQPEGYVLYKIVQQELVIDEFIYGNELARQGLWTFLANHDSMITAAQLKLVPADDILPFLLPDPRIAQENYPYFMARIVNAKAFVENVTFNVPEGDRERVLYIEDKHAPWNNGLWRWTVSEHGEATLIQIQGERSEADLECSIGTLTVLLMGYKRPLQAAKYGQLSGTAEATAWLEALIPQAETALFDFF, encoded by the coding sequence ATGGAAATCAGGCAATTACGTGCCGGAGAATTTGAGGACAGCCTGAGCTTGTCCGAATATGCTTTTAAATATAAGGTTTCAGCAGAAGATAGAGTACGTGCCAAGGAAAAATTCAAACCGGAACAAACCTGGGCGATTTTTGAAGGGGACAGCATCGGTGCGAAGCTGACGCTTCTTCCGTTACAGGTATATATACAAGGCAAGCCCGTTTCTATGGGGGGCATCGCCGGTGTAGCTACTTGGCCGGAGAACCGCCGGCAGGGGTATGTGGCCCATCTGCTGACCCATGCGCTCCAGACAATGAACGAAGCCGGTCAGACATTGTCCTTTTTGCATCCATTCTTGATTCCCTTTTACCGTAAATTCGGATGGGAGATCTATTGTGAATATAAGAAGTACACTCTTCCGGTAGGGAAGTTCCCGCACAAGAAGGAGATTAAGGGCAGCGTGAAACGCGATACTCCTGATCTTGCAGTATTCCAGCAGCTGTACGGCCAATTCGCCATGAGGTATAACGGGACTCTCCAGCGCACTGAGACCTGGTGGAAGGAAAGTGTGCTTGATGACGATACGCATTCCTGTGTGTTTTATTCAGAGGAGGGTCAACCGGAAGGCTATGTGCTGTATAAAATAGTGCAGCAGGAGCTGGTCATAGATGAGTTCATCTATGGGAACGAGCTTGCCCGCCAGGGCTTGTGGACCTTCCTTGCCAATCATGACTCCATGATAACGGCTGCACAGCTGAAGCTGGTGCCTGCTGACGATATTCTGCCCTTCCTCCTTCCTGATCCGCGGATTGCACAGGAGAATTATCCATACTTCATGGCGCGAATCGTCAATGCTAAGGCTTTTGTGGAGAACGTGACCTTCAATGTGCCGGAGGGTGACCGGGAGCGGGTGCTTTATATTGAAGATAAGCATGCGCCCTGGAACAACGGGTTATGGCGGTGGACGGTGTCGGAGCACGGGGAGGCGACGCTTATCCAGATTCAGGGCGAGCGGTCAGAGGCTGACCTGGAATGCAGTATCGGCACGCTTACTGTGCTGCTGATGGGATACAAACGTCCGCTTCAGGCGGCAAAGTACGGACAATTATCCGGGACTGCTGAGGCGACTGCTTGGCTTGAAGCGCTGATTCCGCAGGCCGAGACGGCATTATTCGATTTTTTCTGA
- a CDS encoding protein arginine kinase: MSSLRYTEQALSEWMRCGGSHSEIVISSRMRIARNLEHLPFPLLATTEQSEEVLEQLAPVFQGDASADFGSFELLRLDELGELDKKVLVEKHLISPNLADDSKGGAVILNDDESVSIMINEEDHLRIQCLFPGLQVREAWVRATAIDDIFEAAVNYAFDDRRGYLTSCPTNVGTGLRASVMVHLPALVMTHQINRILSAVNQVGLTVRGIYGEGSEAVGNIFQISNQITLGQTENEIIENLHSVVTQIIEHERNARERLLADSALRITDRIKRSYGILAYAAVMELKESAQRLSDLRLGVDLGILEGPSISVLNELNVKTQPGFLQKLFGDELSPTERDMYRAKLLRETLGSQH, from the coding sequence ATGTCAAGTCTCCGGTATACCGAACAAGCACTTAGTGAATGGATGCGCTGCGGCGGCAGTCATTCGGAGATTGTCATCAGCAGCCGTATGCGTATCGCCCGTAATCTGGAGCACCTTCCTTTCCCGCTGCTCGCTACAACAGAGCAGTCGGAGGAGGTGCTGGAGCAGCTTGCCCCTGTATTTCAGGGCGATGCCTCTGCAGATTTCGGCAGCTTTGAACTGCTGAGACTGGATGAGCTGGGTGAGCTGGACAAAAAAGTGCTGGTAGAAAAGCACCTTATCAGTCCTAATCTGGCGGATGATTCCAAAGGCGGGGCAGTCATTCTTAATGATGACGAGTCGGTCAGCATTATGATTAATGAGGAGGATCATCTCCGCATTCAATGTCTGTTCCCTGGACTGCAGGTCAGAGAAGCATGGGTTAGGGCAACCGCCATCGATGATATTTTCGAGGCTGCTGTCAATTACGCCTTCGATGACCGCAGAGGATACTTAACAAGCTGTCCCACCAATGTGGGAACAGGACTTAGAGCATCGGTTATGGTCCATCTGCCAGCCTTGGTGATGACTCATCAGATCAACCGCATTTTATCCGCAGTCAATCAGGTGGGGCTTACCGTTAGAGGGATTTATGGTGAAGGCAGCGAAGCAGTAGGGAATATCTTTCAGATCTCGAACCAGATTACGCTGGGACAGACCGAAAATGAGATTATTGAGAATCTTCACAGCGTAGTCACCCAGATTATAGAGCATGAGCGGAATGCGCGTGAACGCCTGCTGGCGGATTCCGCATTGCGGATTACTGACCGTATCAAGCGCTCTTACGGAATTCTGGCCTATGCTGCTGTGATGGAACTGAAAGAATCGGCACAGCGGCTCTCCGATCTGCGGCTTGGTGTAGATCTGGGGATTCTGGAAGGGCCTTCGATTTCAGTGCTCAATGAGCTGAATGTTAAGACTCAGCCGGGCTTTCTGCAAAAGCTGTTCGGTGACGAGCTGTCGCCTACTGAACGCGATATGTACCGGGCGAAGCTGCTCCGGGAGACACTGGGATCACAACATTAA
- a CDS encoding UvrB/UvrC motif-containing protein, producing the protein MLCQECGVKPATLHFTKIVNGEKTEFHICESCAREKGELIPGTAGGFSIHSLLSGLLDLEGSGKGKSAAAQSVQGLHCENCGMTYSQFSKLGRFGCSSCYKYFDSTLDPLFRRVHGSTAHVGKLPKRAGAQIMCKRQIDELKQELQQSIVQEEFETAAELRDRIRKLEKELPQE; encoded by the coding sequence ATGCTATGCCAGGAATGCGGCGTCAAACCGGCTACACTCCACTTCACGAAGATCGTGAACGGGGAGAAGACGGAATTTCATATTTGCGAAAGCTGTGCGCGGGAGAAGGGTGAACTGATTCCCGGAACTGCGGGAGGCTTCTCAATCCACAGCTTGCTTTCCGGTCTCCTGGATCTGGAAGGCTCGGGCAAGGGCAAATCAGCAGCAGCACAAAGTGTGCAGGGTCTGCATTGTGAAAACTGCGGCATGACCTATTCACAGTTCAGCAAGCTGGGACGGTTCGGCTGCAGCTCCTGCTATAAGTATTTCGACAGTACGCTTGACCCGCTCTTCAGACGGGTGCATGGCAGTACAGCACATGTCGGCAAGCTTCCCAAGCGGGCTGGCGCACAGATTATGTGCAAGCGTCAGATTGACGAGCTGAAGCAGGAATTACAGCAGAGTATTGTGCAGGAGGAGTTCGAGACCGCAGCTGAGCTGAGGGACAGAATCCGCAAGCTTGAAAAAGAATTGCCACAAGAGTAA